Proteins from a genomic interval of Crassostrea angulata isolate pt1a10 chromosome 7, ASM2561291v2, whole genome shotgun sequence:
- the LOC128191599 gene encoding coiled-coil domain-containing protein 169-like isoform X9, with protein MAVEVMDDFELEKLRAEIQQEKQMKEMLEQSAAELRATVEELEKRYDTIDNEDRSSSKQGRSSASSSDDLDWNEWKTRYETQTEINEQLERQILMLQNKVQEAKANLKDEDLAELDLRPGRGILKRRGAGKTPRDLKNFDDLSDANKYMIRSLEKEKQMLQGQMRDIEWRLDQESKAYHKANDERKTYSLEINSTKGSINDFSTRTKLSSSRDALDTIPGSRTPRSMGSRISLNEMDENSSSPSPRRSKIKTVRNTNYRSLRNLENEIRNIPEDQRILDPKHGPIKKAAAVKSLPSLETT; from the exons ATGGCGGTTGAAGTAATGGATGACTTCGAACTCGAAAAGTTAAGAGCTGAAATTCAgcaagaaaaacaaatgaa agAAATGCTAGAACAGTCTGCAGCTGAATTACGTGCTACTGTGGAGGAACTAGAGAAACGATACGACACCATTGATAATGAAG ACCGATCTTCAAGCAAACAAGGTCGCTCAAGCGCATCAAGCTCTGATGATTTGGATT GGAATGAATGGAAGACGAGGTACGAGACCCAGACAGAAATAAACGAGCAGTTAGAGCGGCAGATCCTAATGTTACAGAACAAAGTACAGGAGGCAAAAGCCAACCTCAAAGATG AAGATTTAGCTGAGTTGGATCTTAGGCCGGGGAGGGGTATATTAAAACGGAGAGGAG CCGGAAAGACTCCTAGAGACTTAAAGAACTTCGATGACCTTTCTGAT gcaaataaatatatgattCGGTCGCTTGAAAAAGAAAAGCAAATGCTTCAAGGACAAATGAGAGACATTGAATGGAGACTTGACCAAGAGTCCAAG GCCTACCACAAGGCTAACGATGAAAGGAAGACCTATTCCCTCGAGATCAACTCTACCAAAGGCTCCATCAATGACTTCTCAACACGGACCAAGCTCTCCTCAAGCAGGGACGCCCTGGACACTATTCCGGGATCTCGAACTCCTAGGAGTATGGG TTCTAGGATATCACTGAATGAAATGGACGAAAATAGCTCTAGTCCTTCGCCACGGAGGTCCAAAATTAAAACTGTTCGAAACACTAATTACCGTAGCCTAAG AAATTTGGAAAATGAGATACG CAATATTCCAGAAGACCAGAGAATACTGGATCCAAAACATGGACCAATCAAAAAGGCCGCAGCAGTCAAGAGTCTGCCCAGTTTAGAAACCACGTGA